The Salmo salar chromosome ssa06, Ssal_v3.1, whole genome shotgun sequence sequence GATGAATCGCAATGACTGGATTCTCCATACTTACTGACAGTGGGAGTTGGAACGCAAAGAACGCACATACTGTGGCAAGGTCAACACTAACCCCTCCAGCAACCTTTGGGGTGTTGAAGGTTTTTTGGCATCTTGGGTTTTCACACTTTAATTCACCCTTGTAACGCATCTATTTTTTCATATCTTTTCATTCTCTTTTTCTTTTCTTCATAGCCAAAATTCACAAACTAAACACAAAaacacaatctgaaatggtcctttGCACCTTGTGTTTCCTTTCTTACCCTTGCTTTTTTGTCTTTTTGTCTGATTAGGAGAGGAAATCATATTTGAAACAGTAACTAGAGAGAACTGACTGGCGGCAGCACTATGCCAACAAACACAGAGGGACTTTCTACAGCttcacagcgagagacagagctgCTGCACACATATTGAAACACAAGTCTTTGGAGACAGGGAAGAGAAGACACAcgaatacagagatacagacatacAGGGATATACATAGTGAACAGACACAGAAAAAGAAACATATGGACACAATGTACAACTGAAACATaaaaacatacaaacaaacatacaGGTTAGTCACAGAGACACACCAGTAAGTCACAGAGACACACCAGTAAGTCACAGAGACACACCAGTAAGTCACAGAGACACACCAGTAAGTCACAGAGACACACCAGTAAGTCACAGAGACACACCAGTAAGTCACAGAGACACACCAGTAAGTCAAAGAGACACAAATAGACATGAATGCACAGATAAAGACATAAAGAAAAGGTAGATGTATAGTACAATGACAGACATACAGTGAAGCCAAAACGCACATATACAACATGACACAGATATACCATAGACACCTACAAACACAGATATGGGAGCCAGAAAGACAGTCAGGGGAAGATATACTCACAGTGGGACAGATGCCCGGAGGCAAAGATAGAGAGAATAACCAACATATGTGaggtgggagagaaagacagatgatATGTTGAATGGAACCACCCTGACAGTGACACTCACGATCGCTTGAAGGCATCCAGGATGTTGGCGGGCTGCTCTTCTTGTACGGCTGAAAcatgacagagggagggaacggTGAGAGGAACACTGGACTAACTGAGAGACAGTTGAAAAATCAGGATGAATAATGGACTGAGTACTGACACTGAAACACATATACACTACCTGCTTTATCATTATACATTATACATTCTGTATCAAATATTGAATGACTTACTGACAAACTCACTGACCACAGGTTAAGGGACAGATACATGACTAAATGGCTGACAATGATGGCCTGGGAGGGACCCACCTTCCACTGTGACTTCAAATGTACAGCTGTCACACTTGTCTTTGGAGGTCACCTCACAGCGGTAGCCACCTGCGTCTCCTTCCACTACTTTGATgatgctcatctcatatgtgtagaCCTGGTTGAGATAGTGAGAGAGGAAGACATACACCCTTACAatatatacacgcacacacacagtacacacacacacacacacacacggtacacacacaaAAGAGTAACACAGATGTACAGTAGACTTTCACTTGTGCAGATTTGAGAGAATGTGAAAACAGTGACACACACCTTGGAGTTCCTGTCATAGGCCTCTTTAAACTGCACGTGCTTGCCAGCCTTGCTGCCCAGGTCCAGCCACTTCCCTTTCAGCCATTTCATGTTGGGCTTCCTCAGCAGGTCAGATGAGTCCACTTTAGCCACAAATGTGACGTTCTTCCCTGCCACCGACAATTTACATCAGCAATCAGCAATTCTGACCTCTGGATAATGGTGTTTTTAGGGTTCTTATGCATGATCCGTATGTGAGTGTCAATCCAAACTTCAGAGTGTTACAGTATGTctcagagagggggaagaggttaGTGGACTCACCTTTGATTACTGTAGTGCTCTCTGGCCTCTCTACAAATAGTCCAGTCAGCTCGGACTGCCCCCCTGGGACAGTCTCTAAAAGTAGGGAGAGGtcatagaggtcaggggttagaatAAGGTCATGGATGACTGCTCATCAGACATCATAGACACAACAACATCAGTGAACAGAcaaatagaaacagaaaaccaaatATTAGACCAAAGCACCTAACCTTTGTTTATAAATACCATTCATTTATTGATATTTTGTCTACTAGGCAGCAAGATCAAAGGTCAGAGGTAAAGCTTGTCTTTGTTCACCCTGTGACTTATTGAGACGTCTTGAATCTACATTTAGCGACAGCTTTTCTCAAAGACAGTGAAAAGTGCTGCGGCATTTGTTTCCACTCCCTGAAATGTCTCCACTATTCTAATGGGTGATCATGAGAAATCATGTCACATGACATCAGTCTTGTATTTATCTGAGGGTCAGTATCCAAGCGTCTAGTCAACACCAGAAGAGGGCCTTTAACAGCAGTAAGGTAAGCCCACCTGGGAATGAACAAGGAACTAAAAACACATCTGAAGACGTGTTTATCCATCCCTTTCCACGTCTTCTCCCACTTTGACAAAAGTAAATATAGCTCTTTAATGTTGTGATATTATCAAAGCATGACTGCTGGCTCCTGTTCCTTTGCGTGCTCCCTCCTTTTCAAAAAAAGGATTGCATTGTTTTGTGTCAGCAGATAGACAAATACAAGCTCAAGTATTTGTTTGTCTTACCATCATCGGGCAATTCTGtatcagggagaaagagagagagagaaacacagcggGGAACACATTAGCTGTAGTATCTTTACTGTAATCTGAAAGATGAGCGTTTACTGAGCAGCTATGAAAACCTGACCTGCAggtgctctctcacacacacacttaacgtctctctcttccctctctaacTTGGATGAACATTTCCTTTCTTTTCAAAATGGAGGTAAAAACTAGACGGTTAATGAGTTATTTCCTCAGTCGTCAAATTCAAACCAGTTGGTGACACTGTACTCatcattactattattattactattattgagAATTTAGGGGAATTATTATCGGTGCAAACGGAACACAATTTATTTGTTCTCTCACCTTCTGAATCTGACAAGAGCTCTATGGAAAAAGAGAGTTTATAAGCATAGAGAAGCAAGTAAAAAGCAATATCGATTGACCAATCGATTGGGTGAAAAGGTTGTCGAGAGAATGGAACAAGGGTCAGGAATCAAGTGAGGTCATGCACCTCCATAAACTCAGAGTCACACCGCCTatgctcctctctctgcttttATGGGCTCAGTTAATTTGATTGGAATCAAGTGACCCCTGTGCACAGATCCAGGCTCAGTTCTCTAATGTGATTTAAATCATTTCAGTAAGAATGTGAATAGGTCAAGCTGATCCTGGACCAGCACCCAAGGGACACTTTTCCTTCAGCTCTTTACACCATTTCACTCTCACATTGGAAAGTCGCTGCGGTTTGAAACTGTGAGAGGTTGGGAGTGCAGCGGTAAACACCTCAAATGGAACAGCAGAACCGGCAACCATCAAAACCATAACAATTCTTCACTAAGATCATTTTGGGGGATAATGCGTATTATGGGAAATATTACTGTAGGTAAATATCACTTAATTCATTATTACTGTAACACTTCAGGAACAGATAATACCTTGATATTTCATATCAACATCTTTTGCAATACAGTGATTAATGATAAGGGATATGGTATTGTGCAGGAACAGTATTTGAACTAACTCAACAAAACAGCAAACCTTATCATCAACTTATCCTTCTATTAAACCATTACCTTAGTaagtgcacacatacacacaggtcaCAATATATACCCAgagtaaatatatacagtatatatcattTTGTCATTTGTAATTTAGATTATGTTTTCACTCTGCATCAATTTCAAGTCAAGGTCATTTGATGTTTAATACAATTCCTTCACTTGGATGCTTTGGCGAAACCATGATACTGTATCATGTAATGTCTAATCTCAACAGATCAGGGGTGAGTTTCCCCAAAACATGAATATCATATTTAGCACTAAAGATCATCTTAAATCCATTCATAAGCAATAGAAAAATGATGattttatgccattttgccaATATGATCTTTATGTTTTTGGGAAACTCACCGCTGATCtctagtaattagtatcagtcGGCGCTGATATCACAACTATCTGTCAGACTGATTTTCTGGGTCTAACTCCTCAACAGATGATTCCTAAAGATCTCTACATAAATGATACAGTATCCATAAACCCATAAAATAGGCCTGCAGGATCTCTTCCATTACTGACTGCCATCTACAATGGTCTGTACTGCTACAGTCAGACTATGAAGGCCATCGCCAGAGCAATCCCAGGATTCAGTAGTCTCCGTTTGTCAGTCCACCGTGACGGACACTCAGGTCACCAACACACCGTGCCGtgactgagactgacagacatgcACGTTAACCAGGTGATTGACAGGAAGCAGGGAAGCAtaagaacacacaaacacagaggggGAGTTGTGTATTGTTTCCTTTCCTTACCATCTCTGCACTCACTTCCCTCTGAATGAAAAGAAACAATTGGTACATAGACATTAGTACTGCGGACAGCGAAGGGTTAAACAACAACCAAATATACTGTCCCTGTGTACGGAGTCTGTGACCGGAGAAAAAAGTTGTGGATATATGAATATATGAAATACTAGATCATAAAAACAAGACATATAAAAATATATAGGCTTACCCATGATGACACTGGCATACATGCTGgttcatacaaatacacacaaatgcaGAATGCATTGATACATTTGTGCATTCATACAGTCACTGCACTACAATCCTTTTTGTTACAGTACCCTTCCTTGTCTCAGGGTGCTTCACCTCTGATAAAAGAAAGTAAAACGTTTTATGGTTAAGTATGAGGAGAATgctaatacatacagtaccagtcaaaagtttgaacatacctactcattcaagggctttaatttatttttactattttctacattgcagaataatagtgaagacatcaaacatcAAAGACAAAGACATAAaaaaaatagcacatatggaatcatgtagtaaccaaaaaagtgatatattatatttcagattcttcaaagtatccactctttgccttgatgacagctttgcacactcttagcattatctcaaccagcttcatgagatattcacctggaatgcatttaaattaacaggtgtgccttagaAAAattattccacaaattaacttttaacttcttaatgcgtttgagccaatcagttatgttgtgacaaggtaggggtggtatacagaagataaaggtaaaataccaactccatattatggcaagaacagctcaaataagcaaagagaaatgacagtccatcattactttaaggcataaaggtcagtcaatgcagaaaatttAAAgaacagtcacaaaaaccatcaagcgctatgataaaattggctctcatgaggactgccacaggaaaagaagacccagagttacctctgctgcagaggataagttcattagagttaaatgcacctcagattacagcccaaataaatgcttcacagaattcaagtaacagacacatctcaacatcaactgttcagaggagactgcgtgaatcaggccttcatggtcgaattgctgcaaagaaaccactacaaaaggacaacaataataagaagagacttgcttgagccaaaaaacacaagcaatggacattagactggtggaaatctgtcctttggtctgatgaggccaaatttgagatttttggttccaaccaccatgtctttgtgagacgcagagtaggtgaacggatgatctccgcatgtgtggttcccaccgtgaagcatggggaggaggtgtgatggtgtgggagtgctttaatggtgacactgtctgggatttatttagaattcaaggcacacttaaccaacatggctaccatagcattctgcagcgatacgccatcccatctggtttgcgcttagtgggactatcatttgttttcaacaggacaatgacccatgacatccctccaggctgtgtaaggactattttaccaagaaggagagcgccggagtgctgcatcagatgacctggcctccacaatcacccgacctcaacccaattgagatagtttgggatgagttggaccgcagagtgaaggaaaagcagccaaatagtgctcagcatatgtgggaactcctccaagactgttggaaaaccattcctcatgaagccagtttagagaatgccaagagtgtgcaaagctgtcatcagggcaaatggcggctactttgaaaaatctaaaatatattttgatttgtttcacacttttttggttactacatgattccatatgtgttatttcatagttttgatgtattcactattattctacaatgtagaaaatatctggtttgcgcttagaattttttttataataattcatgagtaggtgtgtctaaactttcaCTGGTGCTATATATGCAGAAGC is a genomic window containing:
- the mypc1 gene encoding Myosin-binding protein C, slow-type gives rise to the protein MPEAKKPAAKTDKAAAAPADKELPDDETVPGGQSELTGLFVERPESTTVIKGKNVTFVAKVDSSDLLRKPNMKWLKGKWLDLGSKAGKHVQFKEAYDRNSKVYTYEMSIIKVVEGDAGGYRCEVTSKDKCDSCTFEVTVEAVQEEQPANILDAFKRSGDAGEDAGDLDFSALLKKREKKARDEPSGMSNSISVITE